Proteins from a single region of Limnothrix sp. FACHB-406:
- a CDS encoding cupin domain-containing protein, producing MLVRKLGDCEEFVAGDNSILRELLYPDKQPIDLRYSLAHAILPVGETSLPHSLTTSEVYYIMAGRGEMHIDGEVQIIEPGDAVYIPPNAKQFVRSLGPEPLTFICLVDPAWRKEDETVYGSES from the coding sequence AAAGTTGGGCGATTGCGAAGAATTTGTGGCGGGCGACAATTCGATTTTGCGGGAGTTGTTGTACCCCGATAAGCAGCCGATCGACCTGCGCTATAGCTTGGCCCATGCGATTTTGCCCGTGGGCGAAACCTCGCTGCCCCACTCCCTGACTACCTCAGAGGTCTACTACATCATGGCGGGGCGGGGAGAAATGCACATCGATGGCGAGGTGCAAATCATTGAGCCAGGGGATGCGGTTTATATTCCGCCCAACGCTAAACAATTCGTGCGCAGCTTGGGGCCCGAGCCGCTGACCTTCATCTGTTTGGTGGATCCGGCCTGGCGCAAGGAAGATGAAACGGTTTACGGGAGCGAATCCTAG